In Astatotilapia calliptera chromosome 20, fAstCal1.2, whole genome shotgun sequence, one genomic interval encodes:
- the tspan31 gene encoding tetraspanin-31, producing MVCGGFTCSKNALCSLNVVYMLVGLLLIGVAAWGKGYGLVSSIHIIGGVIAVGVFLLLIAVVGLIGAMHHHQVMLFFYMVILFIVFLFQFGISCSCLAMNRGQQETLLNSAWGIMENKTKEDLETQLNCCGLFNTTVKLQQFNQDLGSCRAPCTTKGRCVPCGTKMLDHATEALKILGGVGLFFSFTEILGVWLAVRYRNQKDPRANPSAFL from the exons ATGGTGTGCGGCGGGTTCACCTGTTCCAAAAACGCCCTGTGCTCCCTGAATGTGGTTTACATG CTGGTTGGGCTGCTGCTGATCGGAGTCGCGGCATGGGGGAAGGGCTACGGCCTGGTGTCCAGCATCCACATTATCGGAGGGGTCATTGCAGTGGGCGTCTTCCTGCTGCTCATCGCTGTTGTAGGACTGATCGGAGCCATGCACCACCACCAAGTCATGCTTTTCTTT TACATGGTCATTCTCTTCATTGTCTTCCTCTTCCAATTTGGAATTTCATGTTCCTGCTTGGCAATGAACCGTGGGCAGCAG GAGACACTTCTGAACTCTGCGTGGGGAATCATGGAAAATAAGACCAAGGAAGACTTGGAGACCCAACTCAACTGCTGTGGGCTCTTCAACACCACTGTCAAACTGCAGCAGTTTAACCAGGACTTGGGGAGCTGTCGTGCT CCATGCACAACGAAAGGTAGATGTGTGCCCTGTGGAACGAAGATGCTGGATCATGCCACAGAGGCTCTGAAGATCCTCGGAGGCGTCGGGCTCTTTTTCAGCTTCACTGAG ATCCTGGGAGTGTGGCTTGCTGTGCGCTACAGAAACCAGAAGGATCCACGAGCAAACCCAAGTGCTTTCCTATAG